Part of the Magnetococcales bacterium genome is shown below.
CAAATCGCAATCATGCAAATCAATGACATTTTCGTGATCGCTACAAGCAACTCCCCTGAAGGATCACCTGCATCCCCGTTTTTTCAAAATTATCCCGTTTTTGGACAGCCTCCGAAATAAATGCATCGATCCGTTCAATCCTGTAGAATCCATGGCCAACTCTCATGCACGACGTATATTCCTGGCAAACACTTCGGGACAGAAAACCATGAACTTTTCCCTGCAAAAACGGCTGACCTGGCGGCTGGCTCTGTTGCTGGTGGCTGTCTTGGCCATGCAATGGGGTGTTGTCGAGCTGATTTTGGGGCAGATCATCCGGGAACACGTCACCTCAAGGCTGGCGCACGATGCGGATACCTTGCTTTCCCAATTACGCCTGGACCCGGATGGCGGCGCGGAACTGTCTCCAGCCCGGATTGACCCCATATATCAAAAACCCTGGTCGGGACACTATTATGCGCTGCGCGTGAAACAAGTCACCCTGCGTTCGCGTTCGCTGTGGGATGGTACGCTGCCGCTGCCGACACTGGCAACAGGAACCGAAACCCTGACCAGCCTGACCGGACCCCGCCAACAACCCCTGCTGCTCCTGACCCGGGAATTCGTCAAGCTTGGCCACGCCGTCACCATCAGTGTGGCCGAAGATATGAGCGACATCAACCGGGGCGTTGCCCGCCTGCAATTCTGGCATGCCGTCCTGGCATTCATGGCCATTGGCATCCTGTTGGTGCTGCAACGCCGGACCCTGCGGCATGGCCTGCAACCCCTGGATGAAGCCCGCAAGGAAATTCACCGTCTGGAACATGGCGAGGTGGACCATCTGCACAACGCCCATGTGCCTTTGGAAATTCTGCCCTTTGTCGATGAGATCAACTCCCTGGTCACCACCCTGTTGCGCCGCATGCAACGCTCCCGTCATGCCACAAGCAATCTGGCCCACGCCATCAAAACCCCCCTGACCCTCCTCCTGCAACTGGCCCATCATCCCAATCTGGCCGCCCATGAAGCGCTGCAAGAGACCCTGCGCCAACAAGTCACCACCATCCGCCGTCTGACAGATCGTGAATTGAAACGGGTGCGTCTGGCCGGCTCCGGAACCCCCGCCATGCGGGTGAATCTCCAGGAAGAACTGACCGCCCTGGTCGCCACCCTCAAAATGGCCCACCGTTCCAAAGAGTTGACCATAACCCTGGATGTTTCAGCCCGTCAGCCACTGCCCATGGACCGGGAGGATCTGCTGGAACTGGGGGGCAATCTGCTGGACAATGCCTGCAAATGGGCCAGGCATGCCATCCATTGCCAAGCCATTTACGACGCGGCAACGCTCACCCTGCTGATCGAGGATGACGGCCCCGGCTGCCCGGCGGAACATCTCAACCATCTGCCGGAACGCGGCATACGCGCCGATGCCACCACGCCGGGTTCTGGTATCGGCCTCGATATTGTTCAGGAGATTGTCAAGGATTATGCGGGCGAGTTGCGACTCGGCCAATCAAACCGGCTGGGCGGTTTTTCGGCCCAGGTTACCCTGTCCTTTTCATGACTTCCGTGCCCTGGCCAGATTGATTTGCGCTGAGGTACCTCAGACCGGCTCCAACACCAACCGGACACCCTCCGGGGCACTGGCAAAAAATTCCCGTAGTTTTTTCATGGCCCGGGTTTCCAATTGCCGGACCCGCTCGCGACTGATGGACAATTTTTCACCCAGCTCTTCGAGGGTGGCGGGGTGATCGGACATGATGCGTTCTGCCACCACCTGCCGTTCCCGGATGTCCAAGCGGTCCAGAGCCTGTTGGATCATGCTGGCAAGAATTTTTTGTTTTTCCTTGGCCAGGGCCACGCTTTCCTGGTTGGGGCGCAGATCGGGGAGAAGATCCTGGACCTCACCATGGCCCCCTTCCAACACGGGACGGTTCAGGGATTCATCGCCCCCGCCAAGCAGGCGGCTGTCCATTTCCAGGATGGTGCTGGTGTCGGTCTGGAAGCGGTCGGCCAACTCTTCGGCCTCTTCCCGGGTCAGGGGTGCCGAACCTTCCTTGGCCTGACGCAGCTTGAAAAAAAGGCGACGCTTGACCTGGGTGGTGGCAATCTTGACCATGCTCCAGGCGCGAAGTATATATTCATGAATGGCGGCGCGGATCCACCACAAGGCATAAGTGGCCAACCGTGCCCCCCGATGGGGATCAAACCGTTTGACGGCATGCATCAACCCCAGGGTACCTTCCTGGACCAGTTCGGAGAGTTGCAGGCGATAGCCGAGATACTCCCGGGCGGTTTTCACCACCAGGCGCAGGTGCGACCAGACGAGTTGGTGGGCTGCGTCCAGATCTCCCTGTCGCCGATAGCGTTCGGACAGATCCGTCTCCTCCTCAAGGGTCAACACGGGAGCCTGATGCACACGATGCAAAAAATTCTGAAAACCCGAACCGTTATCGATAACGGTCAGCGCCCGATTCAGATCGTGTTGCTCGATGACAGCCGGATCGTTCATTTTCTTGTCCTCCTTTCTTCCGATATCCATCTTATTTTTCAATTCTTTTTCGAGACCTTCGACAGTGCCATGCCCACAGACGGGAAACACAAGGCAGAGCATTTTTTTCTTCTACTACCAGATTAGGTAGCAACTCAACAGAAAAATGCAAGCCCCCGATGCCAATTTTTTTTTGGTCATGATCAAAGCCTACAAACCCAGAATCTCCTTGGCCAGGGGAATGGTCAGGGGACGTCGTTGTTGCAGGGCGGCGCGATCCAGGATACCGAAGGCCTGGACATAATCCGGGACCCGTCGCGGCAGGCGATTGACCAGAAATTTGATCAGTTCCGGACCGATTCTGACCTGGCGGTCATGGGCCATTTTGACCAGAATGGCGGCCAGATCCTCGGCATCGGGCGGTTGCAGGGAAATGACCGGTCCCCACAGCAGCCGCGTGCGCAGATCATCGCGCAGGGTGGTCAGGTTGCCGGGTTGCTCCTGGCCGGCAAACAGCAAACGCACACCAGCCGCTTTCATGCCGTTGTAGAGATAAAGGACCGCCTCCTGCAAAAGAGGGGAAGAGACCAATTGATCCAGGGTATCGACCGCCACCAGACGACACCCGTCAAAGCGCGACAAAAATTCCGTCAGGATGGCCTCACCCACCCCACCCGCACCTTGGCCACCCAAAAGCCCATCACCGGGATCGGCAACCGGACGGGAATCCCGGCCCATCCCCAAATGGTGATCCAGACTCGCCAGATCCAGATAGAGCGCGGCCTGGGGACCGTATTGGCTCCGCAGGTGTCGCACAGTCGCCTGGAGCAGATGGGTTTTGCCGGTTCCGGCCTCACCACAGAGGGTCAACCCGGCAAAAGGGGGCACATGGGAAATCCCGCCTGCCTCACCAAAATGGCGCACGGCCTCGACCGCCAGACGATTGGCTTGGCCAACGACCAGGTTGGCCAAGGTAAAAACCGGATCCAGGGGCAGATCCAGCAGCAGCTGTTGCGGCAGTCCGGCAGAACCACTCATGGCCGTTTTTCCAGATTTTCACCATGGGCCAGCTTGTGGGTCCAGGCAAACACATAAACCAGGCCGGAAATGCTCGTGGTCGCGGTCGTCAACCAGATGAACGGCTCCACCAGCCAGGCCAATACCCCATAGACCCAGGACACCATGGCCAACATGACCATCAAGATCTGGGCCGCCGTGTTGACCTTGCTGATCCAGAGGGGTTGCATGCGCAAGGATCCGGTCATCAATTGGAAAACCACCGCCCCGATCAGAATGATCACATCCCGGGTCACAACGGCCAGAGTCAAAAACAACGGCATCTGGCCCAGGTAGGTCAGAACGGTGAACCCCGAAACCAGCAACAATTTATCAGCCAACGGATCCAGGTACCCCCCCAACTCGGTCACCATGCCGAACCGTTTGGCAATGAATCCATCGACGGCATCGGTGGCCCCGGCAGCGGCGAACAGCCAAAGGGCAACCTCCTCCCGTCCGTTGATCATCAACCAGATAAACGCCGGCACCACAAAAATTCGCAAAAATGACAAGGCATTCGGCAGATTCATGGAATACGGATCGTCAGTTCGTTCGCTGTACGTTCGGGTTGCTTGCCAATCTGGGCCAGAGATTCCAGGAATTTTTCATCCTGTCCCTGGAAATCGAGCGTCAGCAAGGCATCCCTGGCGGTCAGAGCCGCTGGACGCATGTTGGTCGCCCCGGGAATCTTGCCCAATTTTTTCAAGAATTCGGCATACCCAGCCAGTTGTCGCTCATGGATGACGCGCAGGCGCAGGACATGGTTCAGCTCGGGCTTGACCGCATGCTCCTGACTCCAATTTTCGAAAATCATTTCGACAAATTTCTGGGCCAGGGGGGCATCCAGACAGCTCTGGGATCCCTTGTTGTCAGGTGAATCACACCCCTTGCGCACCCGCAAACGAATGCGCCTCTGTTCTCCTTCGACATCACTCTCGACGAGGGTGGCAATGGCGGCAGGAGGGGTTCCGGCGGTAGTCTGTTCCGGAGTTTCCATGCCATACCATGCGGCCCAGATTTTCCGGGTCCCATAGCGACCCTCCATCCAGCTCCACAAGGCAGGATCCTTGGCACTGATGCGATTCCAGGCCAGATTGGTCATGTCCTCGATATCCCCCACCGGCTCCAGGACGGTCACACCGTAGCGGGCGGCTGTGGATTGCATGGTCTTGGCGAAGGATTGCCCTGGTTCGGCCAGGCGGGCTTCGCCGGTCTCATCCACCTGGGCAAGCAGAAACAAAGTGGAGGGATAGGCATTCTCGTTGTAGGAAAAGCCCATGGCATCAAAGACCTTATGCACGGCATCCCGGGAAAAGGTCACATCCACCACCATGTGCAATTTGGCGTTGACTCCTTCCCCAATGCGCTTTTCCGACTGCACCACCACCCGTTCGACCATGTTGTCCAGACCGGATTTGAGTTCCCGCAACCGGTCGGCCTGGCGCTGCCGATCCTCGCTGGTCAACATGCGAATCTGGATCCATTGCCAAGCCTGCTCCCTGGCCATGGCCATGCCAACAGAACGCGGATCCTGGTTTTTCCCTTCCGTCAGGGGCAAAACCACCTCCACCCCCTTGACCTGATAAAGATTTTCCGCTGCCGCCGAAGAGGCCCAGGCGGCAAAGAAACTCCAGACGATCAGCAACCATCCAGACAGTCGAAAAAAATGGCTCATAGGTAAACCCGCCCTGAAACCGAGGTCAGAGGTGACAAAGTCCGTTTCGAAACGCCAGGACGGTATAGTAACCTCCATGGGAACCGTGTAAAAGGCAGAAAGGAACCTTCGCTCATGACCAAGCCACCCCTTGTACCAAAAAAAGTCTCTTCCGGTCCCGCCATGACCTATCGGGACGCCGGGGTCGATATCGATGCCGGCAATCGTCTGGTCGATATGATCCGTGGGGCCGTACAAACCACCCGCCGACCTGAGGTCTGCTCCGATCTGGGTGGCTATGGTGCCCTGTTCCGCCCGCAATGGAAACACTATCAGGACCCTCTCCTGGTCTCCACCACCGACGGCGTGGGCACCAAACTCAAACTGGCCTTTCTCATGAATCGTCATGATACCGTCGGCATCGATCTGGTGGCCATGTCGGTCAACGATCTTGTGGTTCAGGGCGCGGAACCCCTTTTTTTTCTCGACTACTTTGCCACCGGACGCCTGGATCCCAACGTAGCCGCCACCGTCATCGGCGGTATCGCTGCCGGATGCCGCCAGGCCGGTTGTGCCCTGGTTGGGGGTGAAACTGCCGAAATGCCCGATTTTTATCCTGCCGGTGAGTATGATCTGGCCGGTTTTGCCGTCGGGATTGTCGAACGACAGCGCCTGATCGACGGTCAACGCATCACCCCGGGCGATGTGGTCCTGGGTCTGGCTTCCTCCGGCCCCCACTCCAACGGCTACTCCCTGATCCGACGGCTGGTCCTGCCCCCCCATGGTCCCGGCCTGGATGCCCCCTTCCAGAACGGAACCCTGGGTGAGGCTCTGCTCACCCCAACCCGAATTTATGTGCGCCCCCTTTTGGAACTTTTTTCGCACGTCGATGTCAAAGGCCTGATACACGTAACGGGAGGTGGTTTCTGGGACAACATTCCCCGCATCCTTCCAGAGAGTGTTTGCGTTGAAATCAAGCTGAATAGTTGGCCAATGCCCGCCGTTTTTCAACTGCTCCAGGAGCTGGGCAATGTCGCCCGTGATGAAATGTTGCGCACGTTCAACTGCGGTATCGGCATGATTGCCATACTCCCCCCGACAGACGCCGACCAGGCCCTTGCCCGTCTGCACCAGGCTGGTGAACAGGCCTGGGTCATCGGTCAGGTCATGCCACGGGATGCTGCACCGGAACAGGTCCGCATTCATGACTGAATCCTCTTTTCGTTTCGGTGTTCTGATTTCTGGCAGTGGCTCCAACCTCCAGGCCTTGATCGACCGGTGCGCGGATGGCTATATCCCAGGGCAGATCGCCCTGGTCATCAGCAACGAACCTACCGCCTATGGCCTGGAACGTGCCCAAAAGGCCGGTATCCCGACCTGTATCATCAATCACCGGGATTATTCCAATCGCGCCGCCTTCGAAAAAGTCATGGCGGACGCCCTGGATGCCGCCAATGTGGAACTGGTCTGCCTGGCCGGGTTCATGCGGGTATTGACCTCCTGGTTTGTGCGTCATTATCAGGGGCGGCTGCTTAACATTCACCCGGCCCTCCTCCCGGCCTTTCCCGGACTCCACGTCCAGAAAAAAGCTTTGGAGTCTGGCGTCCGCTTTTCCGGGGCAACTGTCCATTTTGTCGAGGAGGATGTTGATGCAGGACCTGTCGTGGTGCAGGCCGTCGTCCCCATTCTCCCGCAGGATGACGTCCCCACCCTCTCTGCCAGAATTTTGCAACAGGAACACCGTATCTTTCCCCTGGCCGTTCGCCTCTATGCCCAGAAACGTTTGCAAATTCAGGAACAAAAGGTCATGATTCACAAATACGTCATGAACCCCGCCAACACACTCATCAACCCGGATCCCGCATTGGAAACATGACCAATTCACAAACAATTCTTGCCCTTCAAGGTAAACCTTTGTACAATTCCAGCGTGTTATAATAATTCCTGATCGACACATGATGGATGGTCCAACATGACAAGCATGGATGAAACTTTCCTGACAGCAAAGCAATCTGCCGATATCCTTGGCGTTACCCTTCCCACCATCCATGACTGGGTGGAAAAAGGAACTTTGCGCGCTTGGCGAACGCAGGGAGGGCACCGACGTATCGCCAAAAGTTCCATTGACGCCATCCTGCGTCAACGGGAGCGCTCCCTCCAGGGCATCAGTGAAGAAAACTCCCTGGTCCTGCTCGTGGTGGAAGACGATCCTGTCATGCTTGCCTTCTACAAATCCATGGTCCATTCCTGGGATTTCGAGGTCTCTCTCAACTCCTGTACCGATGGTTTCGAAGCCTTGTTGGCCATCGGCAAGGCAAAGCCCGATGTCATCATTGCTGATCTGGCCATGCCCAACATGAATGGTTTCCGGATGATTCGCACCCTGAAAGAGAGCAAAACTCTGGATACCATTTTCATCATTGTCGTGACCGCATTGAGTAACGAGGAAATTGCCCATAGTGGTGGTCTGCCGGACCAGGTCGTGGTGTTCAAAAAGCCACCTCCCCTGGACAAGGTCGAAGCCCTGATCCGCTCCAGAGCCACGGCTTTGAAAATCATCCGTGCATGACGAATACGACCGGGTCGTTTTTTCTTTGGCGCAGTTGTTTGTTGTTTCCACTTCGGAAAACCTGTCACCAAGCCACCCGGTTGGCACCCGGGGCGACTGGTGGGGCACGCCTACGTTCTTTTGATATCATAATCGTGTCAGACAGAAATCCAGCCCCGGGAGATGACATATCCCATGCCGCAAAAAGGTATCCATATCCTGTTGGCAGACGACTCCCGGGAAAACCGTCTGTTGATTCAGGTCATGCTGCAAGATACCCCATACACCCTGCACCTGGCCGTCAATGGTCAGGAAGCGGCCAATCAGTTTGCCTCCACTCCTTTCGACCTGGTCATCATGGATGTATCCATGCCGGTCATGGATGGTTACGAAGCCACCCGAAAAATGCGCCGTATCGAAAAGCATGCCGGGCATTCCCACACACCCATCATTGCCTTGACTTCCTTCGATGTGCGTGAAAATCAAGGAAAGATCCAGGCAGCAGGCTATGATCTGCGCATCACCAAACCGATCCAAAAAAAACAGCTTCTCGAATTGATCGATCATTATTGCAAACATGCACGAAACCCGGAACTTTTTCCCCAAAGTCCGGATCCGGCGACAAGGTCAACGGCCACATCATCGAAACAAGCCCATATATCCACAAATGAAGATTATATTCCCTTTCTGGAAAACGATTCTGAAAACGCCTTGAACCAACAAGTCATTGCCACGCTCAAACACAATCTCCGGGAACACATCAGACCGTTGCTGCTTGAATATGTGACCTCTCTGCCCCAAAGATTGCAGACCCTTGGCCAATCCCTGCACCACCAGGATGAACGTACCTTGCAGGTTACCGCCCACAATCTCAAGGGTGCAGCAGCCATTATCGGCGCACACCGACTCCAGCACCTTGCTGAATCTTTGGAAAAAGCCTTCCAGCAAGGTGTCAAAAATCCCTCGATCAGGGAAATTCTGGCCGCCATGCACAACGAAATGGAGCGGGTATTGTCAGAAATCAGGGAGCTGTTGATGGCAGATCCACCCTGATCATGCCAGTCATTTCGTTGCATTGGCACGCACTGGTCAGGATGTCGCCAGTTTTTCGGCTGCCGCATGAATACGGGTCATGGCCTTTTCCAGGCTGGCCATGGAGGTGGCATAGGAGATGCGGAAATAGGGATCCTTGCCAAAAGAGGCCCCGGCCACCACCGCCACATCAAACCCTTCCAGAAGATATTCCGCCAGAACATTGCTGTCGGTGATGATCTTCCCCGTTTCGGTCTTGCGCCCCACGAGTCCGGAAAAGCAGGGATAGGCATAAAAAGATCCTTCCGGTGTCCGGCAATGCATGCCGGGCATTTCGTTGAATCTTTTCACAACAAAATCGCGCCGTTGATGAAAAGCCTCCACCATGGGCAGCAGGCAATTCTGATCCCCTTCAATGGCCGCCAGGGCCGCCTTCTGGGCAATGGATGTGGCATTGGAGGTGCTTTGGGACTGGATGGTCTCCATGGCCTGGATCACCTCCACGGGGCCAGCGGCATAACCAATGCGCCAGCCGGTCATGGAGTAGGTTTTGGAGACCCCATTCATGGTGATGGTCCGATTCTGCAACCCCGGAACCACCTGGGCGATGGTCGAAAACACAAAGTCGCCAAAGATGATTTTTTCATAGATGTCGTCGGAGACCACCCAGACATGCGGATGACGCAGCAGAACTTCACCCAGGGCAGCCAGTTCATCCCGGGTATAGGCCGCTCCGGTGGGATTGGAAGGAGAGTTGATCACCACCAACCGGGTACGCGGCGTAATGGCCGCTTCCAGGTCCGCCGGACGCATTTTGAACCCATTGGCCTCAGAGGTATCAACGATCACCGGTTCCCCATCGGCCAACATGACCATGTCCGGATAAGAAACCCAGTAGGGAGCCGGGATGATCACCTGATCGCCCGGATTCAACATGGCCTGGGCCATATTGTAGAAAGCCTGCTTCCCGCCCACGGTCACCACAATCTGGTTGGGACGAAATTCGAGGCCATTATCCCGCTTGAATTTGGCAATAATCGCCTTGCGCAGTTCCGGAATGCCCGCCACCGGCGTGTATTTGGTAAATCCCTTGCGAATGGCCTCGATGGCCGCTTCCTTGACGTGGTCCGGGGTATCGAAATCCGGTTCTCCCGAACCAAGACCAACGACATCCCGTCCCTGATCCTTCAGCTCTTTGGCCTTGGCCGTGACCGCCAGGGTGGGCGAGGGTTTCACTTGTTGCACGCGCAGCGACAGTACGGACATGGGGAACACTCCGTTGGCAAAGGTTGCTCTGTGTGTGGATGATTTGAACCCGGAGGCCGGTTGGCACCGGAATGCGGGAGAGATCGCCAAGGCCAGAATCCCGATTTCAGTCACCAGCAACCGGAATCCCATCTCCATAGGTAAATATAAAATGATTGACGCCTCCGGCGCAAGTGGTCCAGAATGAGCGGTTGTGCTTGGTGTGCATTTTTGTCGGAAAGCTCAAGCGGAAATTGCGTGATGGACGGAGGTCAACTGGTGAAACAATCCTCTCTGCCTGGCATCTGACGACCCGAAACCCTTGGAAGACTCCGATCATTACCAAACCCGATAGTGTCCTGCTGGAAAGCGTAACCCGTCGAATTGTATTGGCGGTTCATCCGTTACGCATTATCCTGTTCGGCTCTGCTGCACGTGAAGAAATGGGACCGAACAGCGATCTGGATCTGTTGGTAATCATGCCCAATGGCGTTCATCGCCGACAAACCGCACGCAGGGTTTATCGTGCCTTGCGCGGCATGGGAATTTCCAAAGATATCATTGTCGCTACTGAACAAGATCTTCTGGATTATGGTCGGGAACCATCCCTGATCATTGCTCCAGCCCTTGCCGAGGGGAAAGAATTGTACCATGCCCCCCAATAAGGCTGCCCCGGGTTCTCCCTTGGACTGGCTGCAACGTGCCAAGGGAGATTTGGCCATAGCCAAAATGCCACTGCCAAGTGATGCCTGTTATGAGGATCTGTGCTTCCATGCCCAGCAAGCGGCAGAAAAGGCCGTCAAGGCAGTTTTTCGATATCGGGGCTTTGCGTTCCGCTATACCCACGATCTTGAACGACTCCTGACTGAACTGGAGGGGACAGGTGAAATAATTCCTGAAGATGTTCGTATGGCCGACGATTTGACAACCTTCGCATGGGAAACACGCACCCGTTTCATGGTGAACCCATCACACATCAGGAGTACCAAGCAGCCATCCGCCAAGCTGAAACTGTGGTCACTTGGGCAAAGAAAGTGATCGAAAAATCTGATGAGTCTGCATAAACCATCGATGCATGAAACCACAAATACTCCATTCAAACTCATTTGCCCGTTTGAACCCAAAGGCGATCAACCCGCAGCCATTCGGGAATTGGTCAAAGGGGTGCAAGCAGGACGCCGCGACCAGACTCTGCTCGGTGTGACAGGATCGGGCAAAACCTTCACCATGGCCCATGTCATCCAGCAGATGCAGCGCCCGGCCCTGGTCCTCGCCCACAACAAAACCCTGGCCGGGCAGCTTTATGGCGAAATGAAGGGGTTCTTTCCCCACAACGCCGTGGAATATTTTGTTTCCTACTACGATTATTATCAGCCGGAAGCCTACGTTCCCAAAACCGATACGTTCATTGAAAAGGACTCGGCCATCAATGAGCAGATCGACCGCCTGCGCCATTCGGCCACCCGTGCCCTGCTCTCGCGCCGGGATGTCATCATTGTGGCGTCGGTCTCCTGCATCTATGGACTGGGTTCGCCGGAAGAGTATCTGGACATGGCCCTGACCCTGGGGGTCGGGCAGGCCTGGGAACAGCGTCGCCTGATTCGCAAACTCGTCGAAATTCAATATCAACGCAACGATCTGGATTTTCAACGCGGCACCTTTCGTGTCCGGGGTGACACCATCGAGGTGTTCCCGGCCCATGAAGAGAGCGTCGCCGTCCGTATTGAAATGTTCGGTGATGAAATTGACCGGATGCGGGAGGTAGACTCACTGACCGGGCATCTGCGGCGGGATATCCCGACCCTGACCCTCTTTCCGGCCAGTCACTATGTCACCGGACGCCAAACCATCCTGCGGGCCATGGAAGAAATCAAGACCGAACTCGCCGACCGGCTCGCCTGGTTCCAGCAGGAAAACCGTCTGCTGGAAGCCCAACGCCTGGAAAGCCGCACCCGCTATGATCTCGAAATGCTTCAGGAGGTGGGATATTGCAGCGGCATCGAAAACTACAGCCGCTTTCTGAGCGGACGTCG
Proteins encoded:
- a CDS encoding HEPN domain-containing protein, giving the protein MPPNKAAPGSPLDWLQRAKGDLAIAKMPLPSDACYEDLCFHAQQAAEKAVKAVFRYRGFAFRYTHDLERLLTELEGTGEIIPEDVRMADDLTTFAWETRTRFMVNPSHIRSTKQPSAKLKLWSLGQRK
- a CDS encoding response regulator, coding for MPQKGIHILLADDSRENRLLIQVMLQDTPYTLHLAVNGQEAANQFASTPFDLVIMDVSMPVMDGYEATRKMRRIEKHAGHSHTPIIALTSFDVRENQGKIQAAGYDLRITKPIQKKQLLELIDHYCKHARNPELFPQSPDPATRSTATSSKQAHISTNEDYIPFLENDSENALNQQVIATLKHNLREHIRPLLLEYVTSLPQRLQTLGQSLHHQDERTLQVTAHNLKGAAAIIGAHRLQHLAESLEKAFQQGVKNPSIREILAAMHNEMERVLSEIRELLMADPP
- a CDS encoding RNA polymerase factor sigma-32, producing the protein MNDPAVIEQHDLNRALTVIDNGSGFQNFLHRVHQAPVLTLEEETDLSERYRRQGDLDAAHQLVWSHLRLVVKTAREYLGYRLQLSELVQEGTLGLMHAVKRFDPHRGARLATYALWWIRAAIHEYILRAWSMVKIATTQVKRRLFFKLRQAKEGSAPLTREEAEELADRFQTDTSTILEMDSRLLGGGDESLNRPVLEGGHGEVQDLLPDLRPNQESVALAKEKQKILASMIQQALDRLDIRERQVVAERIMSDHPATLEELGEKLSISRERVRQLETRAMKKLREFFASAPEGVRLVLEPV
- a CDS encoding phosphoribosylglycinamide formyltransferase; its protein translation is MTESSFRFGVLISGSGSNLQALIDRCADGYIPGQIALVISNEPTAYGLERAQKAGIPTCIINHRDYSNRAAFEKVMADALDAANVELVCLAGFMRVLTSWFVRHYQGRLLNIHPALLPAFPGLHVQKKALESGVRFSGATVHFVEEDVDAGPVVVQAVVPILPQDDVPTLSARILQQEHRIFPLAVRLYAQKRLQIQEQKVMIHKYVMNPANTLINPDPALET
- a CDS encoding DUF2066 domain-containing protein produces the protein MSHFFRLSGWLLIVWSFFAAWASSAAAENLYQVKGVEVVLPLTEGKNQDPRSVGMAMAREQAWQWIQIRMLTSEDRQRQADRLRELKSGLDNMVERVVVQSEKRIGEGVNAKLHMVVDVTFSRDAVHKVFDAMGFSYNENAYPSTLFLLAQVDETGEARLAEPGQSFAKTMQSTAARYGVTVLEPVGDIEDMTNLAWNRISAKDPALWSWMEGRYGTRKIWAAWYGMETPEQTTAGTPPAAIATLVESDVEGEQRRIRLRVRKGCDSPDNKGSQSCLDAPLAQKFVEMIFENWSQEHAVKPELNHVLRLRVIHERQLAGYAEFLKKLGKIPGATNMRPAALTARDALLTLDFQGQDEKFLESLAQIGKQPERTANELTIRIP
- a CDS encoding nucleotidyltransferase domain-containing protein, with the protein product MTKPDSVLLESVTRRIVLAVHPLRIILFGSAAREEMGPNSDLDLLVIMPNGVHRRQTARRVYRALRGMGISKDIIVATEQDLLDYGREPSLIIAPALAEGKELYHAPQ
- a CDS encoding response regulator; this translates as MTSMDETFLTAKQSADILGVTLPTIHDWVEKGTLRAWRTQGGHRRIAKSSIDAILRQRERSLQGISEENSLVLLVVEDDPVMLAFYKSMVHSWDFEVSLNSCTDGFEALLAIGKAKPDVIIADLAMPNMNGFRMIRTLKESKTLDTIFIIVVTALSNEEIAHSGGLPDQVVVFKKPPPLDKVEALIRSRATALKIIRA
- the purM gene encoding phosphoribosylformylglycinamidine cyclo-ligase; its protein translation is MTKPPLVPKKVSSGPAMTYRDAGVDIDAGNRLVDMIRGAVQTTRRPEVCSDLGGYGALFRPQWKHYQDPLLVSTTDGVGTKLKLAFLMNRHDTVGIDLVAMSVNDLVVQGAEPLFFLDYFATGRLDPNVAATVIGGIAAGCRQAGCALVGGETAEMPDFYPAGEYDLAGFAVGIVERQRLIDGQRITPGDVVLGLASSGPHSNGYSLIRRLVLPPHGPGLDAPFQNGTLGEALLTPTRIYVRPLLELFSHVDVKGLIHVTGGGFWDNIPRILPESVCVEIKLNSWPMPAVFQLLQELGNVARDEMLRTFNCGIGMIAILPPTDADQALARLHQAGEQAWVIGQVMPRDAAPEQVRIHD
- a CDS encoding sensor histidine kinase; its protein translation is MNFSLQKRLTWRLALLLVAVLAMQWGVVELILGQIIREHVTSRLAHDADTLLSQLRLDPDGGAELSPARIDPIYQKPWSGHYYALRVKQVTLRSRSLWDGTLPLPTLATGTETLTSLTGPRQQPLLLLTREFVKLGHAVTISVAEDMSDINRGVARLQFWHAVLAFMAIGILLVLQRRTLRHGLQPLDEARKEIHRLEHGEVDHLHNAHVPLEILPFVDEINSLVTTLLRRMQRSRHATSNLAHAIKTPLTLLLQLAHHPNLAAHEALQETLRQQVTTIRRLTDRELKRVRLAGSGTPAMRVNLQEELTALVATLKMAHRSKELTITLDVSARQPLPMDREDLLELGGNLLDNACKWARHAIHCQAIYDAATLTLLIEDDGPGCPAEHLNHLPERGIRADATTPGSGIGLDIVQEIVKDYAGELRLGQSNRLGGFSAQVTLSFS
- a CDS encoding pyridoxal phosphate-dependent aminotransferase, whose protein sequence is MSVLSLRVQQVKPSPTLAVTAKAKELKDQGRDVVGLGSGEPDFDTPDHVKEAAIEAIRKGFTKYTPVAGIPELRKAIIAKFKRDNGLEFRPNQIVVTVGGKQAFYNMAQAMLNPGDQVIIPAPYWVSYPDMVMLADGEPVIVDTSEANGFKMRPADLEAAITPRTRLVVINSPSNPTGAAYTRDELAALGEVLLRHPHVWVVSDDIYEKIIFGDFVFSTIAQVVPGLQNRTITMNGVSKTYSMTGWRIGYAAGPVEVIQAMETIQSQSTSNATSIAQKAALAAIEGDQNCLLPMVEAFHQRRDFVVKRFNEMPGMHCRTPEGSFYAYPCFSGLVGRKTETGKIITDSNVLAEYLLEGFDVAVVAGASFGKDPYFRISYATSMASLEKAMTRIHAAAEKLATS
- a CDS encoding CDP-alcohol phosphatidyltransferase family protein, with the translated sequence MNLPNALSFLRIFVVPAFIWLMINGREEVALWLFAAAGATDAVDGFIAKRFGMVTELGGYLDPLADKLLLVSGFTVLTYLGQMPLFLTLAVVTRDVIILIGAVVFQLMTGSLRMQPLWISKVNTAAQILMVMLAMVSWVYGVLAWLVEPFIWLTTATTSISGLVYVFAWTHKLAHGENLEKRP